Proteins encoded within one genomic window of Triticum aestivum cultivar Chinese Spring chromosome 2D, IWGSC CS RefSeq v2.1, whole genome shotgun sequence:
- the LOC123050033 gene encoding expansin-B9 yields MGSLSGVLAFAVLAALAAGGSCASNVPPGPDITADYNQPYRPAKATWYGLPTGSGPEDNGGACGIKDVNLSPYNGLIACGNLPIFKDGKGCGSCFQIRCTNHSACSKKPVGVVITDMNYELLSPYRFDLSGKSFGAMAKSGKEQELRSAGMIDLQFRRVRCQYAPGTKIVFHVEKGSHANYLAVLVKFVAHEGTIVQMEIREKNSKQWKPMQHSWGAIWRVDRVEPLVGPFSFRLTTESGRRRIAHKVIPAGWTADTTYKSDVQF; encoded by the exons ATGGGATCTCTCTCCGGCGTCCTTGCCTTTGCCGTCCTGGCGGCGCTCGCCGCCGGCGGCTCCTGCGCCTCAAACGTGCCGCCCGGCCCCGACATCACGGCGGACTACAACCAACCGTACCGTCCCGCCAAGGCCACCTGGTACGGCCTGCCCACCGGCTCCGGCCCCGAAGACAACG GCGGCGCGTGCGGGATCAAGGACGTGAACCTGTCTCCCTACAACGGCCTGATCGCCTGCGGCAACCTCCCCATCTTCAAGGACGGCAAGGGTTGCGGCTCCTGCTTCCAGATCAGGTGCACCAACCATTCGGCGTGCTCCAAGAAGCCGGTGGGGGTGGTCATCACCGACATGAACTACGAGCTCCTCTCGCCGTATCGCTTCGACCTGTCCGGCAAGTCCTTCGGCGCCATGGCCAAGTCGGGGAAGGAGCAGGAGCTCCGCAGCGCCGGCATGATCGACCTGCAGTTCAGGAGGGTGCGGTGCCAGTACGCGCCCGGCACCAAGATCGTCTTCCACGTGGAGAAGGGCTCCCACGCCAACTACCTCGCAGTGCTGGTGAAGTTCGTCGCCCATGAAGGCACCATCGTGCAGATGGAGATCAGGGAGAAGAACTCCAAGCAGTGGAAGCCGATGCAGCACTCGTGGGGAGCTATCTGGAGGGTGGACAGGGTCGAGCCGCTCGTGGGCCCCTTCTCCTTCCGCCTCACCACCGAGTCCGGCAGGAGGCGCATTGCACACAAGGTTATCCCCGCCGGTTGGACGGCCGACACTACCTACAAGTCTGATGTCCAGTTCTAA